From Eremothecium sinecaudum strain ATCC 58844 chromosome III, complete sequence:
GTTTTTCCAAGTTCTGGCAAATGTTCTCCAAGATGTTGGATTCTGCATAGTGGATCCGATAAAATCCATAACAGTCCACATTGAAGAGAACGAAACCATCACTTGACAAATTAGTGGTTAGAGTTTTTGAATCAAATTCCAACATATGGGTAGAATTTTTATCAATGTATTTCAATGGAATCCACCAAGAGGATGAATCCTTAGCATCTGAGGGTTTTTTGTATGATAGATATCTTTGTTGGTCCACAACTATTTTCCCGTCATGAGCGGTGACACTAACAACCGGATATCCAATATTGAGTATCCATGCTTTTGCACGGGTCAAAAGGTCCGAGTTAGCAACTTCACCGAGGGCCAGAAACAAGTCATCGAATGATGCGTTAGAAAACTTAAACTTTTTCATATACAACGCAACACCTTTTAAGAAAAGCTCATTGCCCAAAAAGCCGCTGAACTGCTCCAACACGGAACAGCCTTTCAAGTAGGAAATGGTGTCAAAAACCTGATCAATATCATTCGCATCTCTGACAGCGACTTTGACAGGGTGTGATTCCCTTAAGGCATCCATTTCCAGGGCAACCTCATGCGAGTTTATCATCACCATTGAAGAAACATCCCACTCTGGAAAGAAATGCGTAACCGCAAGATAACCGACCCACGTTGCAAAACCTTCGTTCAACCATAAGTCATCCCACCATTTCATAGTAACCAGATTTCCAAACCATTGGTGTGCAATTTCATGGGAAACCACGTAGGCGACTTTTTGCAAAGAGCCGGGATCACCAGAAGAGGCATCGCCATCGACCAGCAACGCTGAAGGCCTAAAAGTAATCAAAGAAAAATTCTCCATCGCATTGTGCGAATATTCTTCAACACAGACGAGGTCCAATTTTGGCAGCGGATATGCAATTTCAAAGAGCTCTGAGAAGTGGTCAACGACCTTTGCGGCAACTCCAATAGCAAACTTTCCCAACTGGGATTTGCCTTTAACAGTGTACAGTCTTATAGGAAGCTTACCATATTTTGAAGAGGAGCCATCATCCGTGTTGTACCCCTCCAAAGTGGGATAAATGGCTTTTTCTGTCTCTGTATCAATAAAGTCAAACTCACCAACTGCCCACGCCACTAAGTAGGTAGACATCCGCGGAGTCCTATGGAATGTATGAGAGACAGCTCCATTATCAAGTGATTTCACTTCCTTTTCTGGCATGTTAGAAAGCACAGTGAACTGCTTGGGCGCACTCACTGTGACATCAAACGTCGCTTTCAAGGAAGGTTCGTCAAAACATGGAAACGCAGATCTCGCAGCGGTAGCCTCAAACTGAGTAGAGTACATGATCTTCCTTTCCCCTGTCTTCACATCGTCGTAGAATGACGAATAAAATCCTGACATGTTCGTTTGCACTGTTGCAGTATATTCGATGTGCAAAACACAGTGCGACAACTGGGTTTCAaattgcaaagaaagaacTTGCTTCTTTGAATCATAGCTCTTACTAGCCAACGCAACGTCACCACCGTCTTCTAGCTTGGCAACTGCGTGATGAACGTCAATTCCACTTGCGTGTAAAGTAACAGTATTGGAAGGGTGTAAACTTTTTAAGGTAATATCAACAACACCATCAAATTTATCTTGCTTTAGATTGCTTATGGCAATAGAATAGTGAATTGGTTTAAAATCTGAAGGTAATAGTTGTTTATCGTCTGAACCCATGGTTAATTTTGGTTTTCTTTCAATAATGTTTTAGTATCGGGGGTAGGCGGTAACGAATAAGTATAATGCGTAAATATACTTTTCATATTAACAATGGAGAAACAATGTCATGAAACATGGAAGAATCAGGCCAATTTATACACGGAAAATCAGCACTAATCGCTTGTTTGATTTAATAATTCATGATTCACTAGGTAATAATGACTATGATAGTTTATGATTCACCGATAATAATGAATATACTTAAGTTCGTCGTCAATCTCTCTGACGCAGATCCCGGTTGCTTGTTCGTCAAAGACAACAGTAGCTGAAGTCGGTAAAGGACCTAAAATTAAGTATTATAAGATCATATTAGAAACATTACCACATTCTAAAGGGCCACGAATACTACTTTGGCCTCTTAACCTTACTTACAAACATGTATAATGTTTGGGTGGCTTTCTTCTAATAGTAGAACTcaaaaaaatttttaaGTCTCTAACTTCATCACCTTTCACCGAAGAACTCTAGGTACAGACGTTAAAGGATCCAGATTTGTGCGTTGTaagaaatcaaagaaaTCTCTTAGGTCTCATAATG
This genomic window contains:
- a CDS encoding M1 family metallopeptidase (Syntenic homolog of Ashbya gossypii AGR360C; Non-syntenic homolog of Saccharomyces cerevisiae YHR047C (AAP1)) encodes the protein MGSDDKQLLPSDFKPIHYSIAISNLKQDKFDGVVDITLKSLHPSNTVTLHASGIDVHHAVAKLEDGGDVALASKSYDSKKQVLSLQFETQLSHCVLHIEYTATVQTNMSGFYSSFYDDVKTGERKIMYSTQFEATAARSAFPCFDEPSLKATFDVTVSAPKQFTVLSNMPEKEVKSLDNGAVSHTFHRTPRMSTYLVAWAVGEFDFIDTETEKAIYPTLEGYNTDDGSSSKYGKLPIRLYTVKGKSQLGKFAIGVAAKVVDHFSELFEIAYPLPKLDLVCVEEYSHNAMENFSLITFRPSALLVDGDASSGDPGSLQKVAYVVSHEIAHQWFGNLVTMKWWDDLWLNEGFATWVGYLAVTHFFPEWDVSSMVMINSHEVALEMDALRESHPVKVAVRDANDIDQVFDTISYLKGCSVLEQFSGFLGNELFLKGVALYMKKFKFSNASFDDLFLALGEVANSDLLTRAKAWILNIGYPVVSVTAHDGKIVVDQQRYLSYKKPSDAKDSSSWWIPLKYIDKNSTHMLEFDSKTLTTNLSSDGFVLFNVDCYGFYRIHYAESNILENICQNLEKLSSRSKIGLISDVYATGTFEQLATVSLQLVEKLGADEFYVWSLVISEMLTVRSLIFSSVSDQVNSMLSALITKLIEKQLNPAMTALANELALSQGDPKSFLKAQTYEAILTTAGTLGHPAVVNRAREFYKSGKISPRTRELILSTILSRPDTPVSVYEDILKELKTATLTHREVILKSLGKVTNPELIDRTLKLIFLETDPMNVQYGAETLGKNPYVRQKLWDFFRANYDAIYKRLSINAVVIDRSIRFSFSELVGDDVATEFDDFFKTKEQPGFDRGVRQTLERIHRNTEYVKSNLLSIGEVLTKQ